In a genomic window of Physeter macrocephalus isolate SW-GA chromosome 14, ASM283717v5, whole genome shotgun sequence:
- the DCTPP1 gene encoding dCTP pyrophosphatase 1, whose translation MSAGGKTRGDAGGEGTAAAAPFSFSSEPTLEDIRRLHAEFAAERDWDQFHQPRNLLLALVGEVGELAELFQWKPDEEPGPQAWPPRERAALQEELSDVLIYLVALAARCRVDLPRAVLSKMDTNRRRYPAHLSRGSARKYTDLPHGATSENQAVGPADLAYESTGQAST comes from the exons ATGTCCGCGGGTGGGAAGACGCGTGGGGATGCAGGAGGAGAGGGCACTGCTGCTGCCGCCCCCTTCAGCTTCAGCTCGGAACCAACGCTCGAGGACAT CCGCCGCCTCCATGCTGAGTTTGCTGCTGAACGAGACTGGGACCAGTTCCACCAACCTCGGAACCTCCTCCTGGCCTTGGTGGGGGAAGTAGGGGAGCTGGCAGAGCTCTT TCAGTGGAAGCCGGATGAGGAGCCTGGGCCCCAAGCCTGGCCCCCCAGGGAACGAGCAGCCCTTCAAGAGGAGCTCAGTGACGTCCTCATCTACCTGGTAGCATTGGCAGCCCGCTGCCGTGTAGATCTGCCCCGAGCAGTGCTCTCCAAGATGGACACCAACCGGCGACGCTACCCAGCGCATCTGTCCCGCGGCTCTGCCCGCAAGTACACAGACTTGCCCCACGGGGCCACCTCTGAAAACCAGGCTGTGGGGCCTGCAGACCTTGCCTATGAGTCCACAGGTCAGGCCTCAACCTAG
- the LOC114483924 gene encoding zinc finger protein 771: MNISSLGLSPELQMCQGELQIRSETIVPSEAPAPSADPARPHACRDCGRAFARRSTLAKHVRIHTGERPFACTECGRRFSQKSALTKHSRTHTGERPYECPECDKRFSAASNLRQHRRRHTGEKPYACAQCGRRFAQSSNYAQHLRVHTGEKPYSCPDCGRAFGGSSCLARHRRTHTGERPYACADCGTRFAQSSALAKHRRVHTGEKPHRCAVCGRGFGHRSNLAEHARTHTGERPYPCSECGRRFRLSSHFIRHRRAHMRRRLYICAGCGRDFKLPAGATATERCPDCEGS; encoded by the exons ATGAACATCTCCAGCCTGGgcctctctcctgagctccagatgTGTCAAGGAGAACTGCAGATAAGATCAGAAACGATA GTCCCGAGCGAGGCGCCAGCGCCGTCGGCGGACCCGGCGCGCCCACACGCGTGCCGGGACTGCGGCCGTGCCTTTGCGCGCCGCTCCACATTGGCCAAGCACGTCCGCATACACACGGGCGAGCGGCCCTTTGCGTGCACCGAGTGCGGCCGGCGCTTCTCGCAGAAGTCGGCGCTGACCAAACACAGCCGCACGCATACGGGCGAGCGGCCTTACGAATGCCCAGAATGCGACAAGCGCTTCTCGGCCGCCTCGAACCTGCGGCAGCACCGGCGGCGCCACACGGGCGAGAAGCCGTACGCATGCGCACAATGCGGCCGCCGCTTCGCGCAGAGCTCCAACTACGCACAGCACCTGCGCGTGCACACGGGCGAGAAGCCGTACTCGTGCCCGGACTGCGGACGCGCCTTCGGCGGCAGTTCGTGTCTGGCGCGCCACCGACGCACGCACACGGGCGAGCGGCCGTACGCATGCGCCGACTGCGGCACGCGCTTCGCTCAGAGCTCGGCGCTGGCCAAGCACCGGCGCGTGCACACGGGCGAGAAGCCGCACCGCTGCGCCGTGTGCGGCCGCGGCTTCGGCCACCGCTCCAACCTGGCGGAGCATGCGCGCACGCACACAGGCGAGCGGCCCTACCCATGTTCCGAGTGCGGCCGGCGCTTCCGCCTCAGCTCGCACTTCATCCGCCACCGTCGCGCGCACATGCGGCGCCGTCTCTATATCTGCGCGGGCTGCGGCCGGGACTTCAAGCTACCCGCCGGAGCCACTGCCACTGAGCGCTGCCCAGATTGTGAGGGCAGTTGA